The following are from one region of the Carnobacterium gallinarum DSM 4847 genome:
- a CDS encoding ABC transporter ATP-binding protein: MGILFQQMKKFKFYTFLSIVLTAATVVSQLWQPKLLQQVLEAILKDDLDNINSIGVVLIGVAAIGLIAGILNTITSAKVAQEVGANLREESFRKIQTFSFSNIERFSTGNLVVRLTNDITQVQNLVMLALQSLVRIPLLFIGSFILAMYTLPSLWWVIVVLVVLVFIIVFVTFGAMGKHFGMIQGFLDKVNGIAKENLAGIRVVKSFVQEENELKRFTKVSDLLTKHTITVGNLFSIMIPAFMLVSNLAIVVSIYFVGDMVKDDPAVIGAIASFMSYLMQIMMAIIIGGMLMMMASRAMISLGRIGEILKTNPDITYEDSDETAPLTGSVEFKHVSFQYDGDDTPALKDISFSAQPGELVGIVGATGSGKSTLAQLIPRLYDPTEGEIFIGNEPLKKISKVSLRKTVALVSQRAILFSGTIAENLRQGKKDATMPEMEKASAIAQAKEFIEKQAQRYDSMVEERGLNYSGGQKQRLSITRGIIGNPNVLILDDSTSALDARSEKLVKEALDKELDDTTTFIIAQKISSVIQADKILVLDEGRLVNVGNHKELLKESAVYREIYDTQKGKEVAE; the protein is encoded by the coding sequence AACAAATGAAAAAATTTAAATTCTATACTTTTTTGTCAATTGTTTTAACGGCTGCCACAGTTGTATCACAATTATGGCAACCTAAACTATTACAACAAGTGTTAGAAGCAATTTTGAAAGATGATCTGGATAATATTAATTCAATTGGTGTGGTTTTGATTGGTGTAGCAGCAATAGGATTAATTGCAGGAATTTTAAATACAATTACTTCAGCGAAGGTTGCCCAAGAAGTTGGAGCGAATTTACGTGAAGAAAGTTTCCGTAAAATTCAAACTTTTTCTTTTAGTAATATTGAGCGTTTTTCTACAGGAAATCTAGTTGTACGTTTAACCAATGATATTACGCAAGTCCAGAATTTAGTGATGTTGGCTTTACAATCACTTGTGCGGATTCCGTTATTATTTATCGGTAGTTTTATTTTAGCGATGTATACATTACCTAGTTTGTGGTGGGTAATTGTTGTATTAGTTGTCCTAGTATTTATTATTGTATTTGTTACTTTTGGTGCAATGGGTAAACATTTTGGCATGATTCAAGGATTTCTGGACAAAGTGAATGGAATTGCTAAAGAAAATTTAGCGGGAATTCGTGTTGTAAAATCTTTTGTTCAAGAGGAAAATGAGTTAAAACGATTTACGAAGGTGAGTGACCTATTAACCAAGCATACCATTACGGTAGGAAATTTATTTTCAATTATGATTCCGGCATTTATGTTAGTTTCTAATCTAGCAATTGTAGTGTCTATTTATTTTGTTGGAGATATGGTAAAAGATGATCCAGCTGTAATCGGAGCAATTGCTTCGTTTATGAGTTATTTAATGCAGATTATGATGGCAATTATTATTGGTGGAATGTTAATGATGATGGCTTCAAGAGCAATGATTTCTTTAGGTCGGATTGGCGAAATCTTAAAAACAAATCCTGATATTACGTATGAAGATTCAGATGAAACGGCACCTTTAACAGGTAGTGTTGAGTTTAAACATGTAAGTTTCCAATATGATGGAGATGATACGCCAGCTTTAAAGGATATTTCTTTTTCAGCACAACCAGGTGAACTAGTCGGAATTGTTGGCGCAACAGGTTCAGGGAAGTCAACATTAGCACAATTAATTCCACGATTGTATGATCCAACAGAAGGTGAAATTTTTATTGGAAATGAACCTTTGAAAAAAATTAGTAAAGTAAGTTTAAGAAAAACCGTTGCTTTAGTTTCACAACGAGCAATTCTATTCTCGGGAACAATTGCTGAAAATTTACGCCAAGGTAAAAAAGATGCAACTATGCCAGAAATGGAAAAAGCTTCGGCAATAGCTCAAGCAAAAGAATTTATTGAAAAACAAGCTCAACGGTATGATTCGATGGTGGAAGAACGTGGATTGAACTATTCAGGTGGTCAAAAACAACGTTTGTCAATTACTCGTGGAATCATTGGAAATCCAAATGTTTTAATATTGGATGATAGTACGAGTGCATTAGATGCTCGCTCTGAAAAGCTTGTCAAAGAAGCCTTGGATAAGGAACTAGATGATACAACAACCTTTATTATTGCTCAAAAAATCTCTTCAGTAATTCAAGCAGATAAGAT